The Nakamurella deserti genome contains a region encoding:
- a CDS encoding WcbI family polysaccharide biosynthesis putative acetyltransferase, with translation MSTIDGRTRHYGTFYGLPDDPEADLASGPVVLVHGNCQAEAMRQLIAQSPELHGRTIRIPPVFELTADDLPHLERLLARCDVLVSQPVRDGYRDLTLGTRELAGLLPAGARVVRWPVLRFAGLHPWQVIVRDPRDPGRNPPVVPYHDLRTLAAAAGRVAGPTADGAFRAVADASRAELARREDRDCDVSISDLFAAPRAGDMLTVNHPGNRILVELARRLQEAIGVAPVAADPGRVLLGEVVAPVEAPVLAALGIDADPVDHWTVRGERVGADTVHAAQQRWYLDNPWVLDAGMQRHADTLALLGLT, from the coding sequence GTGTCCACGATCGACGGTCGCACGCGACACTACGGAACCTTCTACGGCCTCCCCGACGACCCGGAGGCCGACCTCGCGTCGGGCCCCGTGGTGCTGGTGCACGGGAACTGCCAGGCCGAGGCGATGCGGCAGCTGATCGCCCAGTCCCCCGAGCTGCACGGGCGCACCATCCGCATCCCGCCGGTGTTCGAGCTCACCGCCGACGACCTCCCGCACCTCGAACGGCTGCTGGCCCGCTGCGACGTCCTCGTCAGCCAACCCGTGCGCGACGGCTACCGCGACCTCACCCTCGGCACCCGGGAACTCGCCGGGCTGCTGCCCGCCGGCGCCCGGGTCGTCCGCTGGCCGGTGCTGCGGTTCGCCGGACTGCACCCGTGGCAGGTCATCGTCCGCGATCCGCGCGACCCCGGGCGCAACCCACCGGTCGTGCCCTACCACGACCTGCGCACGCTCGCCGCGGCCGCCGGCCGGGTGGCGGGGCCGACCGCCGACGGGGCGTTCCGCGCGGTCGCCGACGCCTCCCGCGCCGAGCTGGCGCGGCGCGAGGACCGTGACTGCGACGTGTCGATCTCGGACCTGTTCGCCGCGCCCCGGGCCGGTGACATGCTCACCGTCAACCACCCGGGCAACCGGATCCTGGTCGAGCTGGCCCGCCGCCTGCAGGAGGCCATCGGCGTCGCTCCGGTGGCCGCCGACCCCGGTCGGGTGCTGCTGGGGGAGGTCGTGGCGCCGGTCGAGGCGCCCGTGCTGGCGGCGCTGGGTATCGACGCCGACCCGGTCGACCACTGGACCGTGCGGGGTGAGCGAGTCGGCGCGGACACCGTGCACGCCGCCCAGCAGCGCTGGTATCTCGACAATCC